One Indicator indicator isolate 239-I01 chromosome 9, UM_Iind_1.1, whole genome shotgun sequence genomic window carries:
- the GCFC2 gene encoding intron Large complex component GCFC2, translated as MFRRPPRNFRGRRRAASSASSSDEEPDQAAAPPSALGLSSDSEREVEPEEDDGHPGSATGSPEGARATAAEGPLCPEGPAGSPEGRATSGIGPRLAGAGPALGGKVLLSFGSEEEREGKEFFKIKKPSFNEVTFRIQKKASPLPSQTEAEESKKICQSEPTTVNTQGTCKEDEEGDESYSSPSQDYNSSASENESSSLQRRKDLSASNIPSTASIEAARRKRQLARTQADYLPLDVSNSHRVSQRRQSSDLESEDESDMKNISLAPKMRTLRQRMAEHMVTVSDESSEDEAQIKWEEQQIKKAVKFSQETYDDAYLQHLHKSQPAKPKFDPSVPLPPVDLEIVKKRLTERITSLQNVHRAHQREYEKCIEDIESSKINVRELEKSSDAVLNFKFYKGMKIYVENLINCLNEKLKYINELELAVHVLLQQRALTVLKRRQDELKNESTYIQHLTSGNDKPTNGGLEGAEKMQLLEMCEHRRTCRRQARERSGEADHHEGMSSDDELSPTEVHEFQKSKDNVVEDSRKIFEDVHADFCDIRKILLKFQEWKEKFPDSYCDAYISFCLPKLLNPLIRFQLINWNPLEVGMIFQQNFTDLEEMPWFRAIEEFSDTKNVSERDDAKNVSKRDDDHDQEVLSRVINKTILPKITAFVKSVWDPLSTSQTKNLVQLCNNVFEKQVNSKTELGQAKEDLINMVVQRMKKSIEEDVFIPLYPKRTVEDKSSLCSKFQERRFWSAVKLLSNVLLWDGIVQEDTLRGLGLNKLLNRYLLLNLLNTPPGLDHIEKCNKVVACLPERWFQGLKSGSTLPELLNFCQHLLQCARTLYKNNHSDETKEVLLLLVKVKALHIVEDFIEESKLTHLKSVIGK; from the exons ATGTTCCGCCGTCCCCCTCGTAATTTCCGCGGTCGGCGGCGTGCGGCCTCCAGCGCTAGCAGCAGCGACGAGGagccagaccaggctgctgctccACCGTCAGCCCTCGGTCTCAGCTCCGACTCCGAACGGGAAGTGGAGCCTGAGGAGGACGACGGGCACCCCGGCAGCGCCACCGGGAGCCCCGAGGGCGCCAGGGCCACGGCAGCAGAGGGGCCGCTGTGCCCAGAGGGCCCTGCGGGCAGCCCCGAGGGAAGGGCGACTTCGGGGATCGGGCCGCGTCTCGCCGGCGCTGGGCCGGCGCTGGGTGGAAAGGTGCTGCTGAGCTTTGGTAGCGAGGAGGAGCGGGAAGGTAAGG aattttttaaaattaaaaaaccatCCTTCAATGAAGTGACCTTTAGAAttcaaaagaaagcaagccCTTTACCTTCGcagacagaagcagaagaaagcaaaa AAATCTGCCAATCGGAGCCTACAACAGTCAACACACAAGGCACTTGTAAAGAAGATGAGGAGGGGGATGAAAGTTATTCTTCACCAAGTCAGGACTACAACAGCTCAGCCTCTGAAAACGAATCCAGCTCCCTACAGAGGAGGAAGGATTTATCAGCAA GTAAtatccccagcacagcttccatTGAGGCTGCTCGGAGGAAGCGTCAGTTAGCCAGGACGCAGGCTGATTATCTTCCACTGGACGTTTCAAACAGTCATCGAGTCTCTCAGAGAAGACAAAGCAGTGACTTAGAGAGTGAAGATGAGTCTGATATGAAGAATATCAGTTTGGCTCCTAAAATGAGAACTCTTCGGCAGAGGATGGCTGAACACATGG TGACTGTGAGCGATGAATCAAGTGAAGATGAAGCGCAAATTAAGTGGGAGGAACAGCAAATAAAGAAAGCAGTAAAATTCTCTCAG GAAACTTATGATGATGCTtacctgcagcatctgcataaATCTCAACCAGCTAAACCAAAGTTTGATCCATCTGTTCCTCTTCCACCTGTGGACTTGGAAATTGTGAAAAAGCGACTGACTGAGAG GATAACATCATTACAGAATGTGCACCGTGCCCACCAGAGGGAGTATGAAAAATGTATAGAGGACATTGAGAGTTCAAAGATAAATGTCCGGGAGTTAGAGAAATCTTCAGATGCAGTTCTGAATTTCAAATTCTACAAGGGCATGAAAATATATGTAGAAAATCTTATAAATTGTTTGAATGAAAAA CTGAAATACATTAATGAGCTGGAATTGGCTGTACATGTGCTTCTTCAGCAACGGGCCTTGACAGTACTGAAACGAAGGCAAGATGAGCTAAAAAATGAATCTACTTATATTCAGCATCTGACAA GTGGAAATGACAAACCAACTAATGGTGGATTAGAAGGTGCTGAGAAGATGCAGCTTCTGGAAATGTGTGAACATCGAAG GACCTGCAGGCGCCAAGCGAGAGAGCGTTCAGGAGAAGCTGATCACCACGAAGGCATGTCGAGTGATGATGAACTGAGTCCAACAGAGGTGCATGAGTTTCAGAAGAGCAAAG ATAACGTTGTAGAGGATAGTAGAAAAATCTTTGAAGATGTACATGCAGATTTTTGTGACATCAGAAAAATCCTGTTGAAATTCCAGGAATGGAAAGAGAAGTTTCCTGACTCTTACTGTGATGCTTATATCAGTTTCTGCCTGCCTAAGCTATTAAATCCATTGATTAGATTTCAGTTAATAAATTGGAACCCTCTTGAGGTAG GAATGATCTTTCAACAGAATTTTACAGATTTGGAAGAGATGCCTTGGTTCAGAGCTATAGAAGAATTTAGTGATACCAAGAATGTATCGGAAAGGGATGATGCCAAAAATGTATCAAAAAGGGATGATGATCATGATCAAGAAGTTCTGTCTAGAGTGATCAATAAAACTATTCTTCCAAAAATTACAG catttgtgAAAAGTGTGTGGGATCCTTTATCTACTTCACAGACAAAGAATCTTGTACAGCTTTGCAATAATGTCTTTGAAAAACAAGTAAATTCCAAAACTGAACTCGGTCAAGCGAAAGAG gattTGATAAACATGGTTGTCCAAAGAATGAAGAAATCTATAGAGGAAGATGTATTTATTCCTTTGTATCCTAAAAG GACTGTGGAAGACAAGTCATCGCTGTGTTCAAAATTCCAAGAAAGACGGTTTTGGTCAGCTGTTAAG ctgctctccaaTGTTCTTCTTTGGGATGGCATTGTACAAGAAGATACACTCCGTGGCTTGGGACTGAACAAGCTGCTGAATCGTTACCTTCTTCTGAACCTCTTAAACACACCGCCAGGGCTGGATCATATAGAAAAGTGTAATAAG GTGGTTGCATGCCTCCCAGAAAGATGGTTTCAAGGTCTTAAAAGTGGTTCAACTCTTCCTGAATTACTCAACTTCTGCCAGCACTTGCTGCAATGTGCCCGTACACTATACAAGAATAACCACAG tgatgaaacaaaagaagttcttctcctgCTGGTGAAAGTCAAAGCTCTGCATATTGTTGAAGATTTCATTGAGGAGTCTAAACTCACACACCTTAAATCAGTAATTGGGAAATAG